A stretch of Chitinophaga caeni DNA encodes these proteins:
- a CDS encoding DUF6843 domain-containing protein yields MKISLWVIVVGLSFMLMSCDHTLHCEKHFIPSGYVGKVTVYFNQKNGQKQYDKDGCIVYSIPKDGKCLSALPIKQGTAYPNQTFTFYELVSKDSTNQIFEFYENNYLKDTIHNREKKYIFLLSSGYSEGNYNFEYYVDYGKAYKSHLHY; encoded by the coding sequence ATGAAAATAAGTTTATGGGTTATTGTTGTTGGTTTAAGTTTTATGCTGATGTCATGCGATCACACATTGCATTGCGAAAAACATTTTATTCCAAGTGGATATGTTGGAAAGGTTACTGTTTATTTTAATCAAAAGAACGGTCAAAAACAGTATGATAAAGATGGGTGTATTGTTTATTCTATTCCTAAAGATGGAAAATGTTTAAGTGCTTTGCCTATTAAGCAAGGGACGGCATACCCAAATCAAACATTTACTTTTTATGAACTCGTAAGTAAGGATAGTACAAATCAAATTTTTGAGTTTTATGAAAATAACTATTTGAAAGATACTATCCACAATAGAGAGAAAAAATATATTTTTTTATTAAGTAGTGGATACTCAGAAGGCAATTATAATTTTGAATATTATGTAGATTATGGGAAGGCTTATAAAAGCCATTTGCATTATTAG
- a CDS encoding RHS repeat domain-containing protein, producing the protein MSLLLFYQLEQHLYGSSRLSLWNPGLDLSTTFDIDTSWLSEGRRTYELTNHLGNVLATISDKRIPVFENEGMTVAYYDVDLLSAVDYYPFGMQMPGREFNGGGYRYGFNGKENDNEVKGEGNQQDYGMRVYDPRLGRFLSVDPITKQYPELTPCQFATNMPIWAVDLDGLEAFKVTQRSFAPWRRFGDAFGTFKKSFKGDDRGFSLFESGSRWDVMKATARLHSMAKFTLGTDGVSEEGHFASITTGYKNFVGRQEKQCICETKW; encoded by the coding sequence GTGTCACTTTTGTTATTTTACCAGCTTGAGCAGCACCTCTACGGCAGCAGCCGCCTCAGCCTGTGGAACCCCGGCTTGGATCTAAGTACGACCTTCGATATCGACACGAGCTGGCTCTCCGAAGGCCGCCGCACCTACGAGCTGACGAACCACCTGGGCAACGTGCTGGCCACGATCAGCGATAAACGCATCCCGGTTTTTGAAAATGAAGGTATGACGGTTGCTTATTATGATGTAGATTTGTTGAGCGCGGTGGATTATTACCCTTTCGGTATGCAGATGCCGGGAAGGGAGTTTAATGGTGGTGGGTATCGGTATGGGTTTAATGGGAAAGAGAATGATAACGAGGTGAAGGGAGAAGGGAACCAGCAGGATTACGGGATGCGGGTGTATGATCCGAGGTTGGGGCGGTTTTTATCCGTGGATCCGATAACTAAGCAATATCCTGAATTAACACCCTGTCAGTTCGCTACTAATATGCCTATTTGGGCTGTTGATTTAGACGGGTTGGAGGCGTTTAAAGTTACTCAGAGATCATTTGCTCCCTGGAGACGATTTGGAGATGCATTTGGTACATTTAAGAAAAGCTTTAAAGGTGATGATCGTGGTTTTTCCTTGTTTGAGTCAGGTTCTCGATGGGATGTGATGAAAGCTACGGCACGTTTGCACTCCATGGCAAAGTTTACTTTAGGAACAGATGGCGTTAGTGAAGAAGGTCACTTTGCTAGTATAACCACTGGCTATAAAAATTTTGTTGGAAGGCAAGAGAAACAGTGCATTTGCGAAACCAAGTGGTAA
- a CDS encoding RHS repeat domain-containing protein: MLATISDKRIPVYENDAMTVAYYDVDLLSAVDYYPFGMQMPGRVFNGGGYRYGFNGKEQDNEVKGWGNQQDYGMRIYDTRMGRFLSVDPLTRKFPWYSPYQFAGNTPIQAIDLDGAEPLYVNFANGIKVGNPKITKSSQWLVYSYINNGLSGSHTTYVTDPKTFSSAAQFNTVNLNTQFYSSFGQKEEYYKWAQSQMNDKKVNTQWFSMDAKIVGPFEVGLTELDPGVMLSKDTKGFLNNIGSLVLKENMGVYNQLNSIGSFNSKTGGMALDRELLYNEQSKIQDFMYSLDVKDLDKYLREYNAGFKVFQAIKGKDHYLNVASSVIGGDIDFGSIKHRMVIGQVLMYQMHGQKIDDKAKQTIMNNATEDTGRYYKERYGNDD, encoded by the coding sequence GTGCTGGCTACGATCAGCGATAAACGCATCCCGGTTTATGAAAATGATGCTATGACGGTTGCGTATTATGATGTAGATTTGTTGAGCGCGGTGGATTATTATCCTTTCGGTATGCAGATGCCGGGGAGGGTGTTTAACGGTGGTGGTTATCGTTATGGGTTTAATGGCAAAGAACAGGATAATGAGGTAAAAGGATGGGGCAACCAGCAGGACTATGGCATGCGGATTTATGATACCCGGATGGGAAGGTTTTTAAGTGTGGATCCATTGACACGTAAGTTCCCGTGGTATAGTCCATACCAATTTGCAGGTAATACACCTATACAGGCGATAGATTTAGATGGTGCTGAACCCTTATATGTCAATTTTGCTAATGGAATTAAAGTAGGTAATCCTAAAATTACTAAATCTTCACAGTGGCTTGTTTATAGCTATATAAACAATGGTTTGTCTGGTAGTCATACGACTTATGTAACTGACCCTAAAACGTTTAGTAGTGCTGCTCAATTTAATACTGTAAATCTTAATACACAGTTTTACTCTTCATTCGGTCAAAAGGAGGAATATTATAAGTGGGCACAAAGTCAAATGAATGACAAGAAAGTAAATACTCAATGGTTTTCAATGGATGCTAAAATTGTTGGACCTTTTGAGGTAGGATTGACAGAGTTAGACCCAGGTGTAATGTTATCAAAAGACACGAAAGGATTTTTAAACAACATTGGCTCTTTAGTGCTTAAAGAAAATATGGGAGTATATAACCAATTAAATTCCATAGGTTCTTTTAATAGTAAAACAGGAGGAATGGCATTAGACAGAGAATTGCTGTATAATGAACAATCCAAAATACAAGATTTTATGTATTCGCTTGATGTAAAAGACTTGGACAAATACTTAAGAGAATACAACGCAGGGTTCAAAGTATTTCAGGCTATCAAAGGTAAAGACCATTACTTAAACGTTGCAAGTTCAGTCATAGGTGGTGATATTGATTTTGGAAGCATAAAACACAGAATGGTTATAGGACAAGTTTTAATGTATCAGATGCACGGACAAAAGATTGACGACAAAGCAAAACAAACTATTATGAATAATGCAACAGAAGACACAGGTAGATATTATAAAGAAAGATATGGCAATGACGATTAA
- a CDS encoding transposase encodes MCPCGKTMKNIGSYEHVTKAGFKQTITKYRAGNCNGCPLRSDCHGQKDNRIIEVNHNLNRLKRQAEKRLKTKRGIQKRKQRCHDTEPVFANIKHNHLFKRFMMRGLDKVSIEAGLLALAHNLRKRTA; translated from the coding sequence ATATGCCCGTGTGGCAAAACGATGAAAAATATAGGTAGTTATGAACATGTTACCAAGGCGGGCTTTAAACAAACAATCACAAAATACAGGGCTGGGAACTGCAATGGATGCCCATTGCGCAGTGATTGCCATGGACAAAAGGATAATCGAATAATAGAGGTGAATCATAATCTAAATCGCCTGAAAAGACAAGCGGAAAAGAGATTGAAAACGAAGCGGGGCATCCAAAAACGTAAGCAAAGATGCCATGACACTGAACCCGTTTTTGCCAATATCAAGCATAATCACCTATTTAAACGATTTATGATGCGTGGTCTGGATAAAGTGAGTATTGAGGCGGGATTATTAGCATTAGCACATAATCTGCGTAAGAGGACCGCTTAA
- a CDS encoding helix-turn-helix domain-containing protein, whose product MTIGSHIMLLPKQKNISRLGKHISTSGDIIGRYERDAMMPSIEVIIKIADMLDISIDNLVSKSDLVLDQATFKRLEDINALPPEAKEYVLGHIEIMIRDFKNKVSGANVFKNLCNPSLHR is encoded by the coding sequence ATGACAATAGGATCACACATCATGCTACTGCCCAAGCAGAAAAATATCTCCCGGCTTGGCAAACACATCAGCACCTCCGGAGATATCATCGGGCGCTATGAACGCGATGCCATGATGCCTTCTATCGAAGTCATTATTAAAATTGCGGATATGCTGGATATTTCTATAGACAACCTGGTGAGCAAATCAGACCTGGTGCTCGATCAGGCTACATTTAAAAGACTGGAGGATATTAATGCACTCCCACCGGAAGCTAAAGAGTACGTACTCGGACACATCGAAATCATGATCCGGGATTTCAAAAACAAAGTTTCCGGGGCAAACGTCTTCAAAAATCTCTGCAACCCATCTTTACACAGGTAG